The genomic interval ATGCTGGCACATCAAATCTTTCACAATCCCTTTAGTGAGAGCTTACAGAGGACACGTCAAGGTCACACTGAGGCGGGCTTTAAGCCCTTTTTGGtggtttttattcattatttatcttaaagTGGAATATGCTCACAAAAACAGATTATGGACTAAAGAAAAACGCGGCTGCAgttgtttaaatataaaatccTGCTCACTacctgttattatttttaaaagatgaaactTTTGCAAATGTCATGTCTTCAGCGAGTCCTTCCTCATCTTAACAGGAACCTGAATAcactaaagaaaacagaaaattgaAACTCATGAACTTCTCCTTTAATTATTAGATTTATAGAAGTAAAGCTGTCacctagtgttgtagtcaagaccacactaaccgagaccaagacaagaccaagaccttcagagatcaagaccgagtcaagactaagaccataaatatcaatgaaaaatcaccAACagattcagtgtttcccctaggtttacaatgccccccccccccccccaatataatggtaggggaaacactgagatttcGATGTTATAATGTTGCTCACTGTCAGTTCTGCTTCTTTGCAGATCGCTCGCgttgagagaggagggtgattATTGTCCATGGAGCGAgtgatgggaggaggaggagtgctTCAGCTGGTTTTAGCCGGTGCGGGGGTCTGGCTGCTTTACAGGATCCTGCTGCGCCTCAGACCAGGAGAGCTGCTCTGCAGGACGCCGTGGTGGTCATCACCGGCGCCAGCTCGGGACTGGGCAAAGGTCGGCCTGCTGCtcgtttctttcttctcttaaGCGCACAAATCAGGCTCCTACATTTCTGACCTCCTTTCTGTTGCAGAGTGTGCGCGGGTCTTCCACGCTGCTGGAGCCCGGCTGGTTCTGTGTGGACGAGATGCAgctcgtctgcagcaggtggtCGAGGAGCTCACGGCAGGCTCGGCAGGTTCACAGGTGTGTACGCTCACTGCCGAGGGTCCAAGACATTTTGTTCTCCGGGTCACCTAAAAATGACTCGTGGTCGTTTCCTGCCGGAGGTTGGcctgctttttttattattattttttttttgtatttgtttaactcttttaatttttttacttttagttattttatttatttttaatttaattttaattatttttatttgaacatattttcagatttaataatttcagtgatttttaaatgttctattttaatgtttctttcctctgtcatgatgcttttgatgtcttgtgtgaagcactttgaattgccttgttgttgaaatgtgcgacataaataaacttgccttgcagTCATAGAAGTATTAAAACAGTTTGATTGTAGATGAAATCAGATGGTTTTGAACGTCAGTGAGGTATAAAAGAAGTTCTGCTCCGTTCAAATCCTCAGACTCACACTCCCCGCACCGTGACCTTCGACCTGGCTGATGCTGACTCGGTGGACGGCGCTGCAGAGGAGATCCTGAAATGTTACGGACACGTGGATGTGCTCATTAATAATGCTGGAATCAGTTACCGCGGCAACATACTGGATACCCACACTTCAGTTCATCGGGATGTGATGGAGACTAACTACTTCGGGCCGGTCGCTCTGACTCAAGGTTAGCGAGGAGGAGGACGCTAATGATCTGAGGAGAACTTCTTTAATAATGATCTCTAATGATTTCATGCACAGGtgacaaaatgtttcaaacatgaactctcctcttccctcacaGCTCTCCTGCCCTCGATGGTTCGCCAGCGAAGCGGCCACATCGTGGTCATCAGCAGTGTCCAGGGAAAGATTTCCATCCCTTACAGATCAGCCTGTACGTTTCCTGTTCTCCTTCAATGAAAgcaaacttttgtttttgttatccTTTTGTTTGATGAAGATGACGCAGTTTGTTCTCTCTGTGGTCAGATGCGGCCTCTAAACACGCCACCCAGGCGTACTTCGACTGCTTACGCGCAGAAATGGAACGCTACGGGATCCCGGTGAGCGTCATCAGTCCGGGTTACATCAGAACCAACCTGTCAGTCAACGCCGTCACAGGAGACGGATCCAAATACGGAGGTGAGGCAGGAGATTTGTTGACAACAATCAGCTCAAACCAACAAATCACTGACAGAACTCACTGTGCAGTTTGTAGAATATCAACAATCAAAGATGGAGGCCGGGTCAGTTTGTGAAAAATGTTCAGATTGGTCATTAAGGGAAAATGTGCTGCAGTTTTCAGTCTCAGCTGActctctgacttcctgctgTTATTACTGATGCTcgttttcctgtttgttgttttcagttctGGATAAAACCACAGCGTCGGGTCGCGACCCCCGGGACGTGGCTCAGGCCGTTCTGAAGGCCGTCCGTCAGAGGAGCAAAGACATCGTCCTGGCCGGACCTCTGCCTCATGTGGCCATCTACCTTCGCACGCTTTGGCCCGCGCTCTTCTTCAAACTCATGTCCTCACGCGCTCGCAAGGAGCACAAACCCAAAGACGAGTGAAGCAGCAGCTCAGGAAcgagaggagaacagagaggacagaaagtgAAGCTTTACACGGAGGTCACATGGAGGAGAGGGGTGAATAGATCTGCAGAGAAGGGTCTTCTAAATCTAATATTTTGGCTCTTTTTGGTAGTCTTTCCCGCTGGCTGCCTTTTGCTTAAAGGTCGCATATTATCCAAaatcacttcaccatgtttctctaactctaacatgtgtctctagtccgtctacaaaccccccaatgatgagaaaagtccatcctctctgtgtactcaaacaggccgtttcgagattttcccttcatgacatcacaaagggcagtagcccctcccccaggtgggtgacactcccccagctaggtgtttgttctgccctctgagtctgccttctcaccgtaaacaataggacatggagcgagaaagaccgagtacaccaagcccttccagagagggggcgtggtcagacacagctcatttacatatttaaaggtacagacacagaaacagcctgttctgagcagggctgaagtagaggggtttatagacatgatcaaatacaggatcagagtggatttagaacaagacactttttttacacacgttttgaggagctctgagacttatttacattgaagaagaggaggaggctatgtgacctttaatttctGTTTGTTGGTGATTCCATACTGATAATAATCCTCTGCTGACACCTTTAACTGTGTCACCTCCAGGCTCAACACACTCGATGTTAAAGTTTGTATTGAAACTGGTttttcacaacaaacacaacaaactgcagattttttatAACCTTCTTTatacacagaataaaaacaactctTACAAACTGAAAACTTTCGACAGAGCTTCTCCTTTTTAGACGTCATCTTAATTTAGAGTTAAACAACACTTTCTGAAATGTTAACAATAAATAGTCCAAATAACAatttacattatgttacaaaaagcgcAGAGAATACTGGAATTTGTACAAATAAATCcttcatcagaaaataaagacaaaacctGCTGTTTACTCTCGGTAAGAATCATCTTCGTTGTTTCTTTTCTAGTGTGAGAAGATGAAATGTTTCAGATCTTCAAGGTGCTTCGAGCAGAGCGAcgtttgaaatctttttttttagtggagAGACGAGCGGAGCTCTTGAAACCGTT from Labrus mixtus chromosome 20, fLabMix1.1, whole genome shotgun sequence carries:
- the dhrs7b gene encoding LOW QUALITY PROTEIN: dehydrogenase/reductase SDR family member 7B (The sequence of the model RefSeq protein was modified relative to this genomic sequence to represent the inferred CDS: deleted 2 bases in 1 codon) — protein: MERVMGGGGVLQLVLAGAGVWLLYRILLRLRPGAALQDAVVVITGASSGLGKECARVFHAAGARLVLCGRDAARLQQVVEELTAGSAGSQTHTPRTVTFDLADADSVDGAAEEILKCYGHVDVLINNAGISYRGNILDTHTSVHRDVMETNYFGPVALTQALLPSMVRQRSGHIVVISSVQGKISIPYRSAYAASKHATQAYFDCLRAEMERYGIPVSVISPGYIRTNLSVNAVTGDGSKYGVLDKTTASGRDPRDVAQAVLKAVRQRSKDIVLAGPLPHVAIYLRTLWPALFFKLMSSRARKEHKPKDE